In one window of Paraflavitalea soli DNA:
- a CDS encoding RagB/SusD family nutrient uptake outer membrane protein, with protein sequence MSISFSIIKKTLLAAGIVVAVQSCKVDIMPTDRYTEEAVWSNPANMELYVNGMYSEFKTFQFGVFPIGYDNATDALSDIEKYTSTVSGNGTVNILATDASRVNAAGPQLNYWQSGYTRIRRLNEFLDGLAKYAKVDETGKKQYEAEARFIRGYVYFWLVKLHGSVVLLDNIGQYLTTNHQRAAEEDCWKFIAADFAYAAENLPKQWDAARTGRATKGAAYGMLARTWIYAASIAENDKKQFNQDALTGVSAGNAQTYYQNAANAAKAVVDLANEGYYALETDFNNIFTNKNTKEAVFKLDFVAPQLTHNLDLGFAPPADAPGQCLVYGVPTAELVNEFEMSDGSKFSWSNTTQAASPYANREPRFYASILYNGASWKGRTINTTPDNVAEGFTEYAVTTEPRKTVTGYYIKKMLNPAVNNFVVNKSVQSWIELRYAEVLLIQAEAKAKLNDVTGAQDALNALRNKRGLPNTAASNTAQLMTAVEHERIVELAFEGHRYWDLRRWRKAHTVLNNVKFTGHKVTPSGASFKYEVVPCDNVNRQFTPALYYIPIPVGELQVNTALTQIKGW encoded by the coding sequence ATGAGCATTTCATTTTCTATCATAAAAAAGACCTTACTGGCAGCAGGCATTGTAGTAGCTGTGCAGAGCTGTAAAGTAGATATTATGCCCACCGACCGGTATACGGAAGAGGCGGTATGGAGCAACCCGGCCAATATGGAACTGTATGTGAATGGCATGTACAGTGAGTTCAAGACCTTCCAGTTTGGCGTATTCCCCATTGGTTATGACAATGCTACCGATGCATTGAGTGATATTGAAAAATATACCTCTACCGTTTCTGGTAATGGTACCGTTAATATCCTGGCTACCGATGCCTCCCGCGTAAACGCGGCTGGCCCCCAGTTGAACTATTGGCAATCCGGGTATACCCGTATCCGCCGCTTGAATGAGTTCTTAGACGGTCTGGCCAAATATGCCAAGGTAGATGAAACAGGCAAAAAGCAATACGAGGCAGAGGCACGTTTTATCCGCGGATATGTTTATTTCTGGCTGGTAAAGCTGCATGGCAGCGTGGTATTATTGGATAATATAGGCCAGTACCTTACTACCAATCACCAGCGTGCTGCTGAAGAGGACTGCTGGAAATTCATCGCCGCTGATTTTGCCTATGCTGCGGAGAACCTGCCCAAACAATGGGATGCAGCCCGCACCGGCAGGGCCACCAAAGGTGCTGCTTATGGAATGCTGGCCCGCACCTGGATCTACGCTGCTTCCATTGCAGAGAACGATAAGAAACAATTTAACCAGGATGCGCTGACCGGTGTATCAGCCGGCAATGCACAAACCTATTACCAGAATGCCGCCAATGCAGCCAAAGCAGTAGTAGACCTGGCCAATGAAGGTTATTATGCACTGGAAACCGACTTCAACAACATCTTTACCAATAAGAATACTAAGGAAGCAGTATTTAAGCTTGACTTTGTAGCGCCACAGCTTACCCATAACCTCGATCTGGGTTTTGCACCTCCTGCCGATGCCCCGGGTCAATGCCTGGTGTATGGTGTACCTACAGCCGAACTGGTGAATGAATTTGAAATGAGCGACGGCTCTAAGTTCTCCTGGAGCAATACTACCCAGGCTGCCAGCCCTTATGCTAACCGTGAACCAAGGTTCTATGCATCTATATTGTACAATGGCGCTTCCTGGAAAGGCCGTACCATCAATACCACACCGGATAATGTGGCTGAAGGTTTTACTGAATATGCAGTAACTACCGAGCCGCGTAAAACAGTTACCGGATACTACATCAAAAAGATGCTGAACCCAGCTGTCAACAATTTTGTGGTGAATAAGAGCGTACAAAGCTGGATCGAGCTGCGTTATGCAGAAGTGCTACTGATACAGGCGGAAGCCAAAGCGAAGCTCAACGATGTTACTGGCGCACAGGACGCATTGAATGCCCTGCGCAATAAACGAGGTTTGCCCAATACAGCTGCCAGCAATACGGCACAATTGATGACCGCCGTAGAACATGAGCGCATCGTTGAACTGGCCTTCGAAGGACATCGTTACTGGGACCTTCGCCGCTGGCGCAAAGCGCACACCGTGTTGAATAATGTAAAGTTTACCGGTCATAAGGTTACGCCTTCCGGCGCAAGCTTCAAATATGAAGTAGTGCCTTGCGATAATGTGAACAGGCAGTTTACACCAGCCCTGTACTATATCCCTATTCCCGTTGGTGAACTGCAGGTCAACACAGCCCTTACACAAATCAAAGGATGGTAG